Within the Nitrospiraceae bacterium genome, the region TGTCAAACTTGGAATTAAAATCTACCCTGCCTTTATTAATATCAGCTGTATTCTCGACATATTTTTTAAAAAGCGCTATATCGAGATTATTGACCGAAAGGTTACCGTTGAATTTTCTGGTAAGAATATTTCCTTTTGAATTTACTTTAAAAGCTCCATTTGACGGCAGTTTCGCAGAAACATCGGCCGTGGTCTCGCCCGATTCATTGCTCTTTGCTTTGACAAATAATTCAGTAATATTAAGGGCAACACCTTTTACATCATCGATGAAAATTATCTGGCCATTATTAAGTTCAAACTTCTTTACCAGAACAGGCAGCGCTTTTCCTGCATCCTGCTTTTTGACCATCTCCTTCTCTTTTGCGCTTTCTTTTTTCTTTATATCAGGCATCAGGAATTTACCGTCTTTGGTTCTTTGAAGCCTGACCACAGGAGAATTTATCTGTATCATATTAATAACAAGTTTTCCGCCCAACAGATCCCATAAAGATGGTCTAACCGTCAGGTCTTCAACTTTGAGAAAATCAGTCTTATGCACTGTCTTTACCTGAATCCCTGCAACAACAATTCCATTCCAGCCAAATTTAACTGATTTCAGGGTCACAGCAGGACCGACTGCATCATTAACAGCTTTCTTTACAACCGAGTCCAGAGGAAAGAACAGGACAACTCCTGCTATTGCGAGAAAAACAAAAATAACAATGCCTATGATTATTTTCTTTATCATATTGTAATATTTAATCAAATTCTGAAAGATTTTTCAAGTGGAAAATATTTTCAATGCATATATAATATTCATACGGAAAATTTAATACTTTCAACAAAGGGCGTATTATTTTGATATGATTAACACCACAAAAGTCATATATCTGGACAACAATGCAACAACAGGGGTTGCACCCGAGGTTGTAGATGCAATGCTGCCTTATCTCAGGGAGCTTTACGGCAATCCTTCAAGCATTCATACATTCGGCTCGCAGGTACATGCAAAAATAGAGAATGCGCGCTCAAAAGTCGCTGAACTTATTGGCGCAGAACCAGAGGAAATAATTTTTACAAGCTGCGGAACTGAGAGTGATAATACCGCACTTATGAGCACTCTGGAATGCGGTCCGGACAAAAAGCATGTTATTACATCTGCTGTCGAACATCCTGCTGTCATGAATTTTTGCAAGCATCTTGAAAAAAAAGGATATCGTGTTTCATTTATACCGGTTGATCGTTCAGGGCAGCTAAGAATTGAAGATATAATATCCGCAATTACAAAAGATACCGCAATCGTATCAATAATGTTTGCAAACAACGAAACTGGAACTATATTCCCAATTAAAGAAATCGGGGAGATGCTAAGAGGCAAAGGCATAATATTTCACACTGATGCTGTCCAGGCAGCAGGGAAAATTCCGATAGATTTAAAAAATCTTGATGTTGATATGTTATCAATCTCAGGGCATAAACTCCATGCTCCCAAAGGAGTAGGCACATTATATGTCAGGAAAGGCACAAAGTTTTATCCATATATAATAGGAGGGCATCAGGAGCAAGGCAGGCGTTCAGGAACAGAAAATGTTGCATCTATAATAGGATTTGGGAAAGCATGTGAACTTGCTATCAGGAATCTTGCGAATGAAATAATTTATTTAAAATATCTTCGCGACAAACTCGAAAACGGGTTATTGAAAACATGCCCTGAGTCAAGTGTAAACGGAGATATTAATAACAGACTGCCCAACACAACAAATATAAGTTTTAACTATATTGAAGGAGAAGCGATCCTGCTGAAATTAAATGCGCACGGCATATGCGCATCATCAGGCTCTGCATGCACAGCAGGTTCTCCTGATCCTTCACATGTGCTTAAGGCAATGAAGATACCGCCTCAATCAATACGCGGTTCAATTAGATTTTCTCTAAGCCGTTACAATACAGAAGAAGATATTGATAAAATCCTTGAAGTCATGCCCGGGATAATAAAAGAGCTGACTGCTCTGTCGCCTCTGTCCAAAGAAACTTTCAAAAACTGCAAAGCTTAATTCTTTTTTATTTTATTCTGGGAAGCGTGCCAAAGAGATACTTTATATCCTCGTCTTCAAATCTTACACCAGTTCCTATGTAAGCGCCGCGGCGTTTAGCATTAAGAAGATTATCACCGCCCGCAGAAACAAAAATGTTCTTAAATAAAAAATAATCTATCCCTACTTTAACATGAGGATTTTTTGCGTCTTCTTCGTCTTTTGAAAAATCCCATATATCGACAGACATCTTTGCCTTGTCTTTAAGAAAAAAATAATCCGCTCCAACGCCGAATGTGCTTTCAAAAAGACCTATTCTTAAGGCAAGGTTTTCAAACTTTTTTGCAAATTGAGCCGTAAATTCCATTCTCTTCTTAATCTCTTCTGTCTTAGTATAGGTCGTAACACCTCCGACTGTTGAGTTAGTCTCAGTTGTCGTAATCTTACCAACAGGATCGCTGACAATACCAAAAATATAATATTTGTCTGGTTTTGGCTGAAGTGTAAGAGTAAAGGCTCCTTTCGAATCCTTGGCTTTTGTGAGATAATCTCCCTGGAATGTAATAAATGTCCTGAATCTCTCTACTGCGCTCAGAGTTTTGTTAACCCCTTCTGCGGCTTTATTGAATGATTCGTAAAGTCTGTCATCCTTTACAAGCTTGCCGATCGTGCCTTCACCCTTGGCAATCTTCTGTGTGATAACATCGATATTTTCAGCAGCGCTCTTTACATGCCCCCTGTTTTCTTCTATCATCCCCTTAAGCTCCTTTGTTGCTTTGCTGAGGTCAGCAACAAGCTCAGGGCCGTCTTTTTTTAGAGCGGCAGTGAAATTCTCTATGTTGTCCAGAACTATTCTCAGTTTCTTGTCATTTACTGATATTGCATCTTTCAGGCTTGCTGTAATATGTTTTAAATTCTGGATAGATTCTTTAAGTGCGCCTTTGGATTCAGGCGAGCCAAACGACTCATCAAGATTAGACGCAAGCTTGCTGAAATTTTTAACAAGTTCATCTATATCGACAAACTCTATTACATTCTTAATAGTATCTCCATCCTTGAGTTCAGGTTTTTGAGAACCGGTTTTAAGTTCAATATATTTATCGCCAAGCATTCCCGTTGACTTCACTCCAACAGAAGCGTCTGTATATACAGGGGTATCTTTATCAACCCTGATTGTAAGCCATGCTTTTCCATCTTTAAGCTGTATCTTTTCAATAATTCCTGAATCTACCCCAGCCACCTTGATTCTTGTCTTTTCATCTAGACCGCCGATATTTTTGAATTCAGCATGAAGGGCATAGCCTTTTTTCTTTGCCCAGTCAAAACCTCCTACCTTGAATGTCATGTAGGTCATGATTGCAAGTATCATAAGAGAAAAAGCTCCGACTTTTAATTCTGTAGAAACCTTCATGCAGTTACTCCTTCTATGGTAATGGGTCCGACAGCACTTCCTGTTACAAACTGTCTGACTATTGGATTCTCTGTGTTCTTTATCTGTTCAGGTGTTCCTGTCTCAATAATCTCGCCTAAGTACAGCATAGCAATCCTGTCTGCTATCTTGTAAGCGCTGTGCATGTCATGAGTTATTGTAACAGATGTTATAGTAAGCCTCTTTTTCATCTCAACTATCAGATCATTGATTGCATCAGCCATTATAGGATCAAGCCCTGTTGTAGGCTCGTCATACAGCAATATTTCCGGTTCATGCGCAATTGCCCTTGCAAGCCCGACTCTTTTTTTCATGCCACCTGAAAGCTCAGACGGCATCATGTCCTCAACTCCAACCAGCCCGACCATCCTGAGTTTCTCGCTGGCTATTTCCCTTGCGTCTTTTTCTTTTAATTTGCCGTGTCTCATTAATACAAAAGCAACATTTTCCCAGACCTTCATCGAATCAAAAAGCGCTGCCATCTGAAAAAGCATGCCAAATCTTTTTCTTACTTCATTGAGTTCATTATCATTAAGACCTGCTATATCAACACCGTCAATTAATATTGAACCGCTGTCAGGCTTGAGGGTTCCTATTATATGTTTAATTAAAACACTCTTTCCTGAACCGCTCCCTCCTATTACTACCATGCTCTCGCCTTTTTCTACCTTGAGATTGGTGCCTCTCAATACATGGTTCTTGCCGAATGTTTTATGTAAATCTCTTATCTCTATCATA harbors:
- a CDS encoding MlaD family protein, giving the protein MKVSTELKVGAFSLMILAIMTYMTFKVGGFDWAKKKGYALHAEFKNIGGLDEKTRIKVAGVDSGIIEKIQLKDGKAWLTIRVDKDTPVYTDASVGVKSTGMLGDKYIELKTGSQKPELKDGDTIKNVIEFVDIDELVKNFSKLASNLDESFGSPESKGALKESIQNLKHITASLKDAISVNDKKLRIVLDNIENFTAALKKDGPELVADLSKATKELKGMIEENRGHVKSAAENIDVITQKIAKGEGTIGKLVKDDRLYESFNKAAEGVNKTLSAVERFRTFITFQGDYLTKAKDSKGAFTLTLQPKPDKYYIFGIVSDPVGKITTTETNSTVGGVTTYTKTEEIKKRMEFTAQFAKKFENLALRIGLFESTFGVGADYFFLKDKAKMSVDIWDFSKDEEDAKNPHVKVGIDYFLFKNIFVSAGGDNLLNAKRRGAYIGTGVRFEDEDIKYLFGTLPRIK
- a CDS encoding DUF748 domain-containing protein translates to MIKKIIIGIVIFVFLAIAGVVLFFPLDSVVKKAVNDAVGPAVTLKSVKFGWNGIVVAGIQVKTVHKTDFLKVEDLTVRPSLWDLLGGKLVINMIQINSPVVRLQRTKDGKFLMPDIKKKESAKEKEMVKKQDAGKALPVLVKKFELNNGQIIFIDDVKGVALNITELFVKAKSNESGETTADVSAKLPSNGAFKVNSKGNILTRKFNGNLSVNNLDIALFKKYVENTADINKGRVDFNSKFDINNTYLNKTPSVIKITDIDVKSKGSFMGVSAPLVLDLLKKKGSIDLQFNVWGEFNNLKHDLKEALTKKILEEGTKNLSPEKIEGTIKDIKGLFPKKK
- a CDS encoding ABC transporter ATP-binding protein, encoding MIEIRDLHKTFGKNHVLRGTNLKVEKGESMVVIGGSGSGKSVLIKHIIGTLKPDSGSILIDGVDIAGLNDNELNEVRKRFGMLFQMAALFDSMKVWENVAFVLMRHGKLKEKDAREIASEKLRMVGLVGVEDMMPSELSGGMKKRVGLARAIAHEPEILLYDEPTTGLDPIMADAINDLIVEMKKRLTITSVTITHDMHSAYKIADRIAMLYLGEIIETGTPEQIKNTENPIVRQFVTGSAVGPITIEGVTA
- the nifS gene encoding cysteine desulfurase NifS — its product is MINTTKVIYLDNNATTGVAPEVVDAMLPYLRELYGNPSSIHTFGSQVHAKIENARSKVAELIGAEPEEIIFTSCGTESDNTALMSTLECGPDKKHVITSAVEHPAVMNFCKHLEKKGYRVSFIPVDRSGQLRIEDIISAITKDTAIVSIMFANNETGTIFPIKEIGEMLRGKGIIFHTDAVQAAGKIPIDLKNLDVDMLSISGHKLHAPKGVGTLYVRKGTKFYPYIIGGHQEQGRRSGTENVASIIGFGKACELAIRNLANEIIYLKYLRDKLENGLLKTCPESSVNGDINNRLPNTTNISFNYIEGEAILLKLNAHGICASSGSACTAGSPDPSHVLKAMKIPPQSIRGSIRFSLSRYNTEEDIDKILEVMPGIIKELTALSPLSKETFKNCKA